Proteins from one Oscillatoria nigro-viridis PCC 7112 genomic window:
- a CDS encoding diguanylate cyclase domain-containing protein, with the protein MTYQIDERLNTSPCGFLSFADDGTIVMVNATLLQLLGYESDELRGQKMESILPIASKIFFQTHFFPLLKLDGKVEEIYFSLRSKQGSDIPMLINAVRRNQGGNFVNDCILICIRQRILYEGEIIKAKKAAEAAILAQKQAEIALRQLYDKAILLQEITQHIRQSLDLSTIFEIASQEIRLFLDAERVGIFKFDPDSNFGYGELVSESVAEGCKLVSRNQFNDSCGGEQDPDSYQAGIIQVVEDINKIDLQHCYRALWKKFPVRANLVAPLLNGQDLWGLLCIHQCSAPRQWEEFEVDLVKQIANQLAIAIKQADIFQKLQKELAERQQAQARMREINQQLALSNEELARATHLLEQVVNIDGLTQIANRRCFNDRLEHEWQRLYREQKPISLLLFDVDYFKRYNDCYGHQMGDNCLFKLAQTVQEVVYRPADLVARYGGEEFGIILPNTDIEGASAVAKRIHAAIQALHIPHKTSDVSDVVTISMGIANLIPISELSSADLIAIADRSLYRAKQQGRNQSATCDYSGDSIFDTDA; encoded by the coding sequence ATGACCTACCAAATAGACGAGCGACTCAACACGTCACCCTGTGGATTCCTCTCGTTTGCTGACGATGGTACGATCGTAATGGTCAACGCCACATTACTGCAATTACTCGGATACGAAAGCGATGAACTGCGGGGACAGAAGATGGAATCCATTCTGCCAATAGCCAGCAAGATTTTTTTTCAAACCCATTTCTTCCCCCTGTTAAAGCTCGACGGTAAAGTAGAGGAAATTTACTTCTCATTAAGGTCAAAGCAGGGTAGTGATATACCCATGCTGATCAACGCTGTGCGTCGGAATCAGGGAGGAAACTTCGTCAACGATTGCATTTTGATATGTATCCGCCAGCGTATCCTGTACGAAGGTGAAATTATTAAAGCCAAAAAAGCAGCAGAGGCAGCTATTCTCGCCCAAAAGCAAGCGGAAATAGCCCTGCGGCAACTGTACGACAAGGCGATATTACTTCAAGAAATTACTCAACACATCCGTCAATCTCTTGATTTGTCTACAATTTTTGAGATTGCTTCGCAGGAGATTCGCCTGTTTCTTGATGCCGAGCGCGTCGGCATATTTAAGTTCGATCCTGACAGTAATTTTGGATATGGTGAGTTGGTTTCAGAATCCGTAGCCGAAGGATGTAAATTGGTAAGCAGAAATCAATTTAACGACTCGTGTGGTGGTGAACAAGATCCTGATTCATATCAAGCAGGGATAATTCAGGTAGTTGAAGATATCAATAAGATTGACCTTCAACACTGTTACCGCGCTCTTTGGAAAAAATTTCCGGTTCGAGCTAATTTAGTTGCGCCGTTGCTGAATGGACAAGATTTGTGGGGGTTGTTATGTATTCATCAATGTTCTGCTCCTCGCCAATGGGAAGAATTTGAAGTTGACCTTGTTAAACAGATTGCTAATCAGTTAGCGATCGCCATTAAACAAGCGGATATTTTTCAGAAGTTACAGAAGGAATTGGCAGAAAGGCAGCAGGCCCAAGCGCGCATGAGAGAAATTAATCAACAACTGGCACTCTCTAACGAAGAGCTAGCCCGCGCTACTCACCTTTTAGAACAAGTGGTAAATATTGATGGGTTGACTCAAATTGCTAATCGCCGCTGTTTTAATGACCGCTTAGAGCATGAATGGCAGCGGCTATACCGGGAACAAAAACCTATTTCTCTTTTGTTGTTTGATGTGGATTATTTCAAACGTTATAATGATTGCTACGGTCATCAAATGGGGGATAATTGTCTGTTCAAACTTGCTCAGACTGTGCAAGAGGTGGTGTACCGTCCGGCGGATTTGGTGGCGCGTTACGGCGGAGAAGAATTTGGCATCATTTTGCCTAATACAGATATTGAAGGAGCGAGTGCGGTGGCCAAACGGATTCACGCTGCTATTCAAGCTTTACATATTCCTCACAAAACCTCTGATGTGAGCGATGTAGTTACTATTAGTATGGGTATCGCCAACTTGATTCCGATTTCGGAACTATCATCGGCTGACTTGATTGCGATCGCCGATCGTTCACTATACCGTGCCAAGCAACAGGGGCGCAATCAGTCCGCTACCTGCGACTACAGCGGCGATTCGATTTTTGACACTGACGCTTAA
- a CDS encoding ATP-binding protein, with translation MVSKILDKLPLRTVLIVPFVLQIVGAVGLVGYLSFRNGQKAVNNLASQLMSEVSLRVEQNLQVYLTTPHEINQTKLDAVKLGLLKMEKLSAWEKYLWRQVQLYPYINFTSVGNNKGDYRAGEQLSNGSRMINVIETSTGLNFNSYNTNERGDRTTVTTIAKNYDNRQHPAYKKAVIVGKPTWSSVFVSLLEPTLLISALQPVYSEKNQLEGVLFTALRLDHLGRFLNSLKVGKSGQTFIIDRQGTLLATSTAETPFRTKGNKKLLFKVTESSNPFTQATAKYLTANFKKLDQIKKSELLSFEIDDKRQFLKVLPFQDGKGLDWLIVVVVPEADFTKEIDANTRTAVLLCFAALGVAVAIGIQTSQWVTNPILSLNTAAKNIAKGEWDKTVESERSDELGELAKSFNSMAQQLQQSFETLEQRVQERTAELAVAKDKAEVANQAKSTFLANMSHELRSPLNAILGFSQLMTRSQTLSPEHQENISIIRSSGEHLLTLINNVLDLSKIESGRTTLNPHKIDLYRLLNDLEDMFQLKAHDKQLQLVFDRSPDVPQYIETDELKLRQILINLLNNSLKFTHEGGVAVRVSKQSLGRNQQPEGGNFEPSEVPKSTENSAINDIKISQICQSNNQIIATPNDDAASTSSFFLHFEVEDTGPGIATNELDDIFEPFVQTKTGKDSQEGTGLGLPISRQFVELMGGEMSVCSAVGKGTNFKFDIQVIAVDAADIESLKPSRNVIALVPNQHTYRILIVDDKQLNRQLLIKILSPLGFELKEATNGQEAIEIWDSWEPHLIWMDMRMPVMDGYEATQYIKRTIKGQATAIIALTASVLEEERAVILSAGCDAFLRKPFREADIFDAMHKHIGVRYIYEDPGHTNLSAIKEGDRAMSAADFVKLPESLVADLKLAILNADMDLIDSSIEQIRLKDAVTASAIANCIENFEYDKVLKLISQAISHE, from the coding sequence ATGGTTTCTAAAATTTTAGACAAATTACCGCTGCGAACTGTTCTGATAGTTCCATTTGTATTGCAAATCGTGGGAGCCGTGGGACTCGTAGGATATCTGTCTTTTAGAAACGGACAAAAAGCAGTTAATAACCTTGCCAGTCAGTTAATGAGCGAGGTGAGTTTGCGTGTCGAGCAAAACCTGCAAGTTTACCTGACAACTCCCCATGAAATCAATCAAACCAAGCTGGATGCTGTCAAGCTCGGCTTGTTAAAAATGGAAAAATTATCAGCTTGGGAGAAATATCTTTGGCGGCAAGTACAATTATATCCATATATCAATTTTACCTCCGTTGGCAACAATAAGGGAGATTATAGAGCTGGTGAACAACTGTCTAACGGCTCCCGAATGATTAATGTGATAGAAACATCTACTGGGTTAAATTTTAATTCTTACAATACGAACGAGCGAGGCGATCGCACTACAGTTACTACCATTGCCAAAAACTATGATAATCGGCAACATCCTGCGTACAAAAAAGCCGTAATAGTCGGTAAACCTACTTGGAGTTCGGTTTTTGTTTCCTTACTAGAGCCGACATTACTTATCAGCGCTCTCCAACCCGTATACAGCGAAAAAAATCAGCTAGAAGGAGTCTTATTTACTGCCTTGCGTCTCGACCATCTTGGGAGATTTCTCAACAGTCTCAAAGTTGGCAAATCCGGTCAAACATTTATTATCGATCGCCAGGGTACTTTGTTAGCAACTTCCACCGCCGAAACACCCTTTCGCACCAAAGGTAATAAAAAACTATTGTTTAAAGTTACAGAAAGCAGCAACCCTTTTACTCAAGCGACAGCTAAATATTTGACTGCAAACTTTAAAAAGTTAGACCAAATTAAAAAATCCGAGTTATTGAGCTTTGAAATAGATGACAAGCGGCAATTTTTAAAAGTCCTGCCGTTTCAAGACGGCAAAGGTTTAGATTGGCTGATTGTCGTAGTTGTTCCCGAAGCAGATTTCACCAAAGAAATCGATGCCAATACCCGCACAGCGGTTTTGCTTTGTTTCGCAGCTTTAGGAGTAGCTGTGGCGATCGGCATTCAGACTTCTCAGTGGGTGACAAATCCTATTTTGAGCTTAAATACAGCAGCCAAAAATATTGCTAAAGGTGAATGGGACAAAACAGTAGAAAGCGAACGCTCCGACGAATTGGGGGAATTAGCCAAGTCATTTAACAGCATGGCTCAACAACTGCAACAATCTTTTGAAACTTTAGAACAGCGAGTGCAAGAGCGGACGGCAGAATTGGCTGTAGCTAAAGACAAAGCGGAAGTAGCGAATCAAGCTAAAAGCACTTTTCTTGCTAATATGAGCCACGAATTGCGATCGCCTCTCAATGCAATTCTCGGCTTTTCCCAACTGATGACTCGCAGCCAAACTCTATCCCCAGAACATCAAGAAAATATTAGCATAATTAGGAGCAGCGGAGAACACCTCCTTACCCTGATTAATAACGTGCTGGATTTATCGAAAATTGAATCGGGGCGCACCACCCTCAATCCCCATAAAATCGACCTCTATCGCCTGCTAAACGACTTGGAAGATATGTTTCAACTCAAAGCACATGACAAGCAATTGCAGTTGGTTTTTGACCGCAGTCCCGATGTGCCACAATACATAGAAACTGACGAGTTAAAGTTGCGGCAAATCTTAATTAATCTGCTCAATAACTCTCTTAAATTTACCCATGAGGGCGGTGTAGCGGTCAGAGTTAGCAAACAGTCATTAGGCCGAAATCAGCAGCCAGAAGGGGGGAATTTTGAACCCTCGGAAGTACCAAAAAGTACAGAAAATTCCGCAATTAATGATATTAAAATATCTCAAATCTGTCAGTCGAACAACCAGATTATTGCCACCCCAAATGACGATGCAGCTTCTACCTCTTCCTTCTTCCTTCATTTTGAAGTCGAGGATACTGGTCCCGGTATTGCTACCAATGAATTAGACGATATTTTTGAACCTTTCGTGCAAACCAAGACAGGCAAAGATTCGCAAGAAGGTACCGGGTTGGGATTGCCAATCAGTCGCCAATTTGTGGAATTAATGGGCGGCGAAATGAGCGTCTGTTCTGCTGTTGGTAAGGGAACTAATTTTAAGTTTGACATTCAAGTTATTGCGGTAGATGCGGCTGATATTGAAAGCCTAAAACCGAGCCGGAATGTTATAGCTCTGGTTCCCAACCAACACACCTATCGAATTTTGATAGTAGACGATAAACAGCTCAACCGCCAACTGTTAATTAAAATCCTCTCGCCTCTGGGTTTTGAACTAAAAGAAGCTACTAACGGTCAAGAAGCTATTGAGATTTGGGATAGTTGGGAACCGCATCTAATTTGGATGGACATGAGAATGCCTGTGATGGACGGCTACGAAGCTACGCAATACATTAAACGTACTATTAAAGGTCAAGCTACTGCAATTATTGCGCTGACAGCGAGCGTTTTGGAGGAAGAACGGGCAGTTATTTTATCGGCGGGCTGCGATGCTTTTCTGCGGAAGCCTTTCCGGGAAGCCGATATTTTTGATGCTATGCACAAACATATCGGAGTGCGCTATATTTATGAAGATCCGGGTCACACTAATTTATCGGCAATCAAAGAGGGCGATCGCGCAATGAGTGCGGCTGATTTCGTAAAATTGCCTGAGTCGCTGGTAGCTGATTTAAAGCTAGCGATACTGAATGCAGATATGGATTTAATTGATAGCTCGATCGAGCAAATTAGATTAAAGGATGCAGTAACGGCAAGTGCGATCGCAAATTGTATAGAAAATTTTGAGTACGACAAAGTTTTAAAGTTAATATCTCAAGCAATATCACATGAATAA
- a CDS encoding hybrid sensor histidine kinase/response regulator — protein MNNNILSTDRGNILVVDDTPANLRLLAGILNSKGYKVRPVPSGDLALSAAKGMPPDLILLDIMMPEMNGYEVCEKIKADERTRDIPVIFISAINDVLDKVKAFAVGGVDYITKPFQVEEVLVRVETHLAMCQLQKKLQQKNDELTLTLEQLQATQNQLVQSEKMAALGQLIAGIAHEINTPLGAIRSSIGNITSFLDNNLESLPVFFKELSAERQHDFLRLMYSSSQQNYSLSTREKRILKKGVKQQLESEGIDNADSLASILVNIGLQGNLQEFLSLLKDPDSENIIKTAYEFASIHRSARTIATATERAAKVVFALKNYARYDVNGEKIQVNITDGIETVLTLYQNQIKQGVEVIRNYQDKLPVVLCYPDELNQVWTNLIHNALQAMDNQGTLTIDAVQQDTSVLVKIIDSGKGIQPEIIPKIFEPFFTTKPAGEGSGLGLDIVKKIIEKHQGKIDVQSMPGKTAFTVSLPINLTE, from the coding sequence ATGAATAACAACATTCTTAGCACCGATCGCGGTAATATTTTAGTAGTTGACGACACCCCAGCTAATTTGCGGCTGCTAGCCGGAATTTTGAATAGCAAAGGCTATAAAGTCCGCCCCGTACCTAGCGGCGATTTAGCGCTTTCGGCGGCAAAAGGTATGCCTCCCGATTTGATTTTGCTGGATATTATGATGCCCGAAATGAATGGGTATGAAGTTTGCGAAAAGATCAAAGCTGATGAACGCACTCGCGACATTCCGGTAATTTTTATTAGCGCGATTAATGACGTACTTGATAAGGTCAAAGCCTTTGCTGTGGGCGGGGTAGATTATATTACCAAGCCCTTTCAGGTGGAAGAGGTTCTAGTTAGGGTAGAAACCCATTTAGCAATGTGCCAGTTGCAAAAAAAGCTCCAACAAAAAAACGATGAACTGACCCTCACTTTAGAGCAACTGCAAGCTACTCAGAATCAATTAGTGCAATCAGAAAAAATGGCAGCATTAGGGCAACTAATTGCGGGCATTGCTCACGAAATTAATACGCCGCTGGGGGCGATTCGATCGTCTATTGGAAATATTACCAGCTTTTTGGATAACAATCTCGAAAGTTTGCCAGTTTTTTTTAAAGAACTGTCAGCAGAACGCCAGCACGACTTCTTGCGTTTGATGTACAGTTCTAGTCAACAAAATTACTCTTTATCTACTAGAGAAAAACGAATTTTGAAAAAAGGCGTGAAGCAGCAACTAGAGTCGGAAGGCATTGACAATGCTGACAGCCTTGCTAGTATTTTAGTCAATATCGGATTGCAAGGAAATCTGCAAGAATTCTTGTCGTTGCTAAAAGATCCTGACAGCGAAAATATTATCAAAACAGCCTACGAGTTTGCTAGCATTCACAGAAGCGCCAGAACCATCGCTACCGCTACTGAACGCGCTGCAAAAGTCGTCTTTGCTCTGAAAAATTATGCGCGTTACGATGTAAATGGGGAAAAAATACAGGTGAATATTACGGATGGAATTGAAACTGTATTAACTCTTTATCAAAACCAAATCAAGCAGGGTGTGGAAGTCATCAGAAACTATCAAGATAAATTGCCTGTGGTACTGTGTTATCCCGACGAACTCAATCAAGTTTGGACAAATTTAATTCACAATGCCTTACAAGCAATGGACAATCAAGGAACTTTAACAATTGACGCGGTACAACAAGATACCAGCGTGTTGGTAAAAATTATTGACAGCGGTAAGGGGATTCAACCAGAGATTATTCCGAAAATTTTTGAGCCTTTTTTTACTACCAAACCTGCGGGAGAAGGCAGCGGGTTGGGACTGGATATTGTCAAAAAAATAATTGAAAAACATCAGGGTAAAATTGATGTGCAGTCGATGCCCGGTAAAACAGCATTTACCGTGTCTTTGCCGATTAATTTAACTGAGTAG
- a CDS encoding response regulator: MSKSAILCVDDEVGVLESLEIELQQAFNGKYLCEFAESAAEALEIIEELCEAEVKILVIVSDWLMPGMKGDELLIKIHQKYPQIVTVMLTGQADKEAIERTKTQANLHAFIEKPWRNQELIEAIKSGLGNL; the protein is encoded by the coding sequence ATGTCTAAATCAGCAATTTTGTGTGTGGACGATGAAGTAGGAGTGTTGGAAAGTCTGGAAATTGAACTGCAACAGGCATTTAACGGTAAATATCTTTGCGAATTTGCTGAAAGTGCTGCCGAAGCCCTGGAAATTATTGAAGAGCTATGTGAAGCTGAAGTTAAAATTTTAGTAATTGTCTCTGATTGGTTGATGCCCGGAATGAAAGGAGATGAGTTGCTGATTAAAATTCATCAAAAATATCCGCAAATTGTGACAGTGATGCTGACAGGACAAGCAGACAAAGAAGCAATCGAACGCACAAAAACTCAAGCAAATCTTCATGCTTTTATAGAAAAACCTTGGCGAAATCAAGAATTAATTGAAGCGATTAAGTCTGGTCTAGGAAATTTATGA
- a CDS encoding PAS domain S-box protein translates to MKKPVIICVDDEQTILDSLEIDLLKAFQDKYLIETAQSGEEALELLSELLAEQYEVPLVISDHIMPSMKGDELLRSVHAISPNCLKIMLTGQADLEAVANAINYAKLYRYIPKPWQCDDLKLTVTEAIYRYFQDKQLAEKQRELQEMNQELVKLNRKQAMLIAKLHENESRLTQYLEAMPLGVCVLDANGQSFYANQKARDVFGKGTVPHINSEQKAAIYQFYKAGTNQRCPVEELPIMRALRGENVRTEGIEIRTANKIIPVESWATPIYDPTGDISYAIIAFSDITERKEAEAALIQAEEKYRGIFENALEGIFQTTPDGHFISANPALAEIYGYDSASELIESINDIQQQLYVEPNRRQEFLALMKQHGTLCEFESQVYCRDGSIIWISEYARTVYDANGEVLYYQGFAKDISLQRQVEVERIRFTNDLEKALAAEEKLNEALSENESRLTQFLEAMPVGIFVVDGKGKPFYMNSWGERILAQGLIFDGGTDQFPEAYNFYDAGTNQLYPRDSQPIVRALRGEFVRMDDLEIHGSDRIVPIEVWATPIYDERKNIVYAIAAFQDITERLEVETERRQFTDELQKALAAEEKLTDAYGRFVPHEFLHFLGYESILEVKLGDQVQKEMSVLFSDIRDFTSLSERMNPEENFQFINGYLSRMEPAITDNFGFIDKYMGDAIMALFDGSADHAVKAGIAMLEQLKEYNISRTRSDCPPLQIGIGINTGSLMLGTVGGQSRMDSTVISDAVNLASRVENLTKEYGVSMLITHNTFIQLNNIYDLRLIDRVTVKGKSRMVTLYEVFAADPPELRQKKLETKTIFEQALVLYNTDKCGEAIRLFSACLEINPNDKVAQIYMQRCLKGAIAPA, encoded by the coding sequence ATGAAAAAACCAGTCATTATTTGTGTCGATGATGAGCAGACTATACTCGATAGTCTGGAAATAGACCTGCTAAAAGCTTTTCAAGATAAATATTTAATTGAAACGGCCCAAAGTGGCGAAGAAGCTTTAGAGTTGCTGTCAGAACTGTTAGCAGAACAGTATGAAGTTCCTTTGGTTATTTCGGATCATATCATGCCTAGTATGAAAGGAGACGAACTATTAAGGAGCGTTCATGCTATCTCGCCGAACTGTCTCAAGATCATGCTGACGGGGCAGGCAGATTTGGAGGCGGTAGCCAATGCTATTAACTATGCTAAATTGTACCGATATATACCTAAACCTTGGCAATGTGATGACTTAAAATTAACTGTCACTGAGGCCATATATAGATATTTTCAAGATAAACAATTAGCGGAAAAACAAAGAGAACTTCAGGAAATGAATCAGGAGTTGGTAAAATTAAACCGCAAGCAGGCGATGCTGATTGCCAAACTTCATGAAAACGAAAGTCGCTTGACGCAATATCTAGAAGCTATGCCATTGGGCGTGTGCGTACTTGATGCAAACGGGCAATCTTTCTATGCTAACCAGAAAGCGCGGGATGTATTTGGCAAAGGCACTGTGCCGCATATTAATTCAGAGCAAAAAGCAGCAATTTATCAATTCTATAAAGCCGGGACTAATCAGAGATGCCCCGTGGAAGAATTGCCAATTATGCGGGCGCTTCGGGGCGAAAATGTGCGGACTGAGGGTATAGAAATTCGTACAGCTAATAAGATTATTCCTGTAGAGAGTTGGGCAACTCCAATTTACGATCCTACAGGCGACATTTCCTATGCGATTATTGCTTTTAGTGACATAACTGAACGCAAGGAAGCTGAAGCGGCGCTAATTCAAGCTGAAGAGAAGTATCGCGGGATATTTGAAAATGCTCTAGAAGGTATTTTTCAGACGACTCCAGACGGACATTTTATCAGTGCGAATCCTGCTCTGGCGGAAATTTACGGCTACGATTCCGCGTCAGAATTGATAGAAAGTATTAATGATATTCAGCAGCAATTGTACGTGGAACCGAACCGCCGTCAAGAGTTTTTGGCGCTGATGAAACAGCACGGTACTCTGTGTGAGTTTGAGTCTCAGGTTTACTGTCGAGATGGCAGCATTATCTGGATTTCTGAGTATGCGCGCACAGTTTACGATGCTAACGGTGAAGTGCTTTACTATCAGGGTTTTGCTAAGGATATTAGTTTGCAAAGACAGGTGGAAGTGGAACGAATCAGGTTTACTAATGATTTAGAAAAAGCTTTAGCAGCCGAGGAAAAGTTAAATGAGGCACTGTCAGAAAACGAAAGCCGATTGACTCAATTCCTGGAAGCGATGCCAGTGGGAATATTTGTTGTCGATGGTAAGGGTAAACCTTTTTACATGAATTCTTGGGGCGAAAGGATACTAGCCCAAGGTTTAATTTTTGATGGGGGTACTGACCAATTTCCTGAAGCTTATAATTTTTACGACGCTGGAACTAATCAATTGTATCCGAGGGATAGCCAACCGATTGTTCGGGCGTTGCGGGGAGAATTTGTGCGTATGGACGATCTAGAAATTCATGGGTCGGATCGGATTGTGCCGATCGAGGTTTGGGCGACTCCAATCTACGACGAACGGAAAAACATAGTTTACGCGATCGCCGCTTTTCAAGACATCACGGAACGTCTAGAGGTAGAAACCGAGCGCCGCCAATTCACAGACGAGTTGCAAAAAGCTTTAGCAGCAGAAGAAAAATTAACAGATGCTTACGGGCGGTTTGTGCCGCACGAGTTTCTACACTTTCTGGGATATGAAAGTATTCTGGAAGTCAAATTAGGCGATCAGGTACAGAAAGAAATGTCGGTGCTGTTTTCAGATATCCGCGATTTCACTTCTCTTTCGGAAAGGATGAATCCCGAAGAAAATTTTCAATTTATTAATGGTTATTTGTCGCGGATGGAACCGGCAATTACTGACAATTTTGGTTTTATTGATAAATACATGGGCGATGCGATTATGGCGCTGTTTGATGGCAGTGCGGATCATGCTGTGAAAGCTGGAATTGCAATGCTAGAACAGCTTAAGGAGTATAATATTAGTCGCACTCGATCCGATTGCCCGCCGCTGCAAATTGGCATTGGCATCAATACGGGTTCTTTGATGTTAGGCACGGTTGGCGGTCAAAGTCGGATGGACAGCACGGTGATTAGCGATGCGGTAAACTTAGCCTCTCGTGTGGAAAATTTGACAAAAGAGTATGGAGTTTCGATGTTAATTACTCACAATACTTTTATACAGTTAAATAATATTTATGATTTGAGGTTGATCGATCGCGTAACAGTTAAAGGCAAATCGCGAATGGTAACACTGTATGAAGTATTTGCGGCCGATCCGCCAGAGTTACGACAGAAAAAGTTAGAGACAAAGACAATCTTTGAGCAAGCTTTGGTACTCTACAATACTGACAAGTGTGGCGAAGCTATAAGATTGTTTTCGGCCTGCTTGGAAATCAACCCTAATGATAAGGTAGCTCAAATTTATATGCAGCGGTGTCTGAAAGGAGCGATCGCTCCTGCATAA